A stretch of Edaphobacter lichenicola DNA encodes these proteins:
- the rimO gene encoding 30S ribosomal protein S12 methylthiotransferase RimO — translation MTNLATIEAEPLQAAAPRPKVGFVSLGCPKNLVDSEVMMGLLHHNGAELTPRAEDAEIIVINTCSFIDSAKQESVNTILEMVQHKQQNGGKAQRIVVAGCLVERYRDEIQKNIPEVDAVVGTGELEAILAAAGLTPSGHAQANSPFNILPQGTPEATIHTHAIGMSQTDGEVAQLEATSMQQAGQNLIDRAPSAVSQHSRPLADPEHDREIAPQLRIVQSLAETGTTHGDEPLNHTGDHIAHLPVGIDPGNTSRPEGDLRQQQGRFSRESWDGAAAALPEYLYNDATPRILTTPRASAYIKIAEGCDHPCSFCIIPQLRGKFRSRRMSSIIAEAENLIKQGVREITLIGQDTTCYGEDLGFTDGLATLLDALAVLPGLRWLRFLYTYPNKVTTRLLETMAKHDTISKYLDVPLQHASASVLKTMKRGGNAQIFLDLIAKARRIVPGIVIRTSFIVGFPGETDEDFNELAEFVKRAQIDWLGVFTYSDEEGAKAFDLPDETKVPNRTIQARRRKLMKLQQKISTKSKAEWVGREIDLLVEGESEETELLWEGRTSLHAPEIDGKVFINDFGPHETLVHGTFYRAEITESHDYDVVARILE, via the coding sequence GTGACCAATCTGGCAACCATCGAAGCCGAACCTCTCCAGGCTGCTGCGCCCCGCCCCAAGGTGGGCTTCGTCTCCCTCGGCTGTCCCAAAAACCTCGTCGACTCCGAAGTCATGATGGGCCTGCTCCACCACAACGGAGCCGAGCTCACTCCCCGCGCCGAAGACGCCGAGATCATCGTCATCAACACCTGCAGCTTCATCGACTCGGCCAAGCAGGAGTCGGTCAACACCATCCTCGAGATGGTCCAGCACAAGCAGCAAAATGGTGGAAAGGCCCAGCGCATCGTCGTCGCCGGCTGCCTGGTCGAGCGTTACCGCGACGAGATCCAGAAGAACATCCCCGAAGTGGACGCAGTCGTCGGCACCGGCGAGCTCGAAGCCATCCTCGCCGCAGCAGGCCTCACGCCCAGCGGCCACGCGCAGGCCAACTCGCCCTTCAACATCCTCCCGCAGGGCACGCCCGAGGCGACCATCCACACCCACGCCATCGGCATGTCCCAGACCGACGGCGAAGTCGCGCAGCTCGAAGCGACCAGCATGCAGCAGGCTGGACAGAATCTGATCGACCGTGCCCCCAGCGCCGTCTCCCAACACTCGCGCCCCCTCGCCGACCCCGAACACGACCGAGAGATCGCGCCGCAACTTCGCATCGTCCAGTCTCTCGCCGAAACAGGCACGACCCACGGCGACGAGCCGCTGAACCACACCGGCGACCACATCGCGCACCTGCCAGTCGGCATAGACCCCGGCAACACCAGCCGTCCCGAAGGCGACCTCCGCCAGCAGCAGGGGCGCTTCTCCCGCGAGTCATGGGACGGTGCCGCCGCAGCGCTGCCCGAGTATCTCTACAACGACGCCACCCCGCGCATCCTCACCACACCGCGCGCGTCGGCCTACATCAAGATCGCCGAAGGTTGCGATCACCCCTGCAGCTTCTGCATCATCCCGCAGCTTCGCGGCAAGTTCCGCTCGCGCCGCATGTCGTCGATCATCGCCGAGGCCGAAAACCTCATCAAGCAGGGCGTCCGCGAGATCACCCTCATCGGCCAGGACACCACCTGCTACGGCGAAGACCTCGGCTTCACCGACGGCCTTGCAACGCTGCTCGACGCCCTCGCCGTGCTCCCCGGCCTGCGCTGGCTGCGCTTCCTCTACACCTATCCCAACAAGGTCACCACGCGTCTGCTCGAGACGATGGCGAAGCACGACACCATCTCAAAGTACCTCGACGTCCCTCTGCAGCACGCCAGCGCCAGCGTCCTCAAAACGATGAAGCGCGGCGGCAACGCGCAGATCTTCCTCGACCTCATCGCCAAGGCCCGCCGCATCGTCCCCGGCATCGTCATCCGCACCAGCTTCATCGTGGGCTTCCCCGGCGAAACGGATGAGGACTTCAACGAACTCGCAGAGTTCGTGAAGAGAGCCCAGATCGACTGGCTCGGCGTCTTCACCTACTCCGACGAAGAGGGCGCCAAGGCCTTTGACCTTCCCGACGAAACAAAGGTCCCCAACCGCACCATCCAGGCCCGCCGTCGCAAGCTGATGAAGCTGCAACAAAAAATCAGCACCAAATCCAAAGCCGAGTGGGTAGGCCGCGAGATCGACCTCCTCGTCGAAGGCGAGTCGGAAGAGACCGAACTTCTCTGGGAGGGCCGCACCTCGCTCCACGCCCCCGAGATCGACGGCAAGGTCTTCATCAACGACTTCGGCCCCCACGAAACCCTCGTCCACGGCACCTTCTACCGCGCCGAGATCACCGAGTCCCACGACTACGACGTAGTCGCCCGCATCCTCGAATAA